In Festucalex cinctus isolate MCC-2025b chromosome 21, RoL_Fcin_1.0, whole genome shotgun sequence, one genomic interval encodes:
- the mtmr9 gene encoding myotubularin-related protein 9, producing MEFAELIKTPRVDGVVLHRPFMPTVEGTLCLTGHHLILSSRQDNTEELWLLHSNIDSIEKRFVGSIGRIIVKCKDLRVIQLDIPGMEECINIASSTEALSTLDSISLMYPFFYRPMFEVIHDGWNCFRPEDAFKDLESMTDEWRLSEVNKDYSVCPSYPPLVAVPKGIDDEALRLASTFRHGGRFPVLSYYHKKNGMVMMRASQPLTGTNGRRCKEDEKLINATLRPGKRGYVIDTRAINVAQQAKAKGGGFESEANYPQWRRIHKAIERSSVLQESLIKLVEACNDQSHNMDRWLSKLEASNWLAHVKEILTTACLAAQCIDREGASVLVHGTEGTDSTLQITSLAQIILDPGCRTIRGFQGLVEREWLQAGHPFQQRCAQSAYSSGKPRQEAPVFLLFLDCVWQILRQFPCSFQFGEAFLVLLFEHTYASQFGTFLGNSAAERAKLCVSEKTVSLWSWVNRSQELERLSNPLYEANGLVIWPSVAPQSLLLWEGVFLRWNRSSKCLDEAHEEMVHIIEYNKELQNRVNLLRRQLAQLETQDPLLQTP from the exons ATGGAGTTCGCCGAGCTGATCAAGACGCCGCGGGTGGACGGGGTGGTCCTCCACCGGCCTTTTATGCCCACCGTGGAGGGAACCTTGTGCCTGACGGGCCACCACCTCATTCTCTCCTCCAGACAAGACAACACAGAGGAGCTGTGGCTACTTCACTCCAACATTGACTCCATAGAGAAGAG GTTTGTGGGCTCTATTGGTAGGATCATAGTCAAATGCAAAGACCTGAGAGTGATCCAGCTGGATATTCCTGGTATGGAGGAATGTATCAACATTGCCAGCTCTACTGAG GCCCTGTCAACGCTTGATTCCATCTCCCTGATGTACCCTTTCTTCTACCGGCCCATGTTTGAGGTCATCCATGACGGATGGAATTGCTTCCGTCCTGAAGATGCGTTTAAGGACCTTGAATCCATG ACAGACGAGTGGCGGCTGAGTGAAGTCAACAAAGACTACAGCGTGTGCCCGTCCTACCCTCCCCTGGTGGCGGTGCCCAAGGGCATCGACGACGAGGCGCTTAGGCTGGCGTCAACATTCCGTCACGGCGGCCGCTTCCCCGTGCTCAGCTACTACCACAAGAAGAACGGCATG GTGATGATGCGAGCGTCTCAACCCCTCACCGGCACCAACGGGCGGCGCTGCAAGGAAGACGAGAAGCTCATCAACGCCACCCTGAGGCCGGGCAAGCGCGGCTACGTCATCGACACGCGCGCCATCAACGTGGCCCAGCAGGCCAAAGCCAAAGGAGGCGGCTTTGAGTCCGAGGCCAACTACCCGCAGTGGAGGAGGATCCACAAGGCCATCGAAAG GTCCAGCGTGCTGCAGGAGAGCCTGATCAAGCTGGTGGAGGCGTGTAACGACCAGTCGCACAACATGGACCGCTGGCTCAGCAAGCTGGAGGCGTCCAACTGGCTGGCGCACGTCAAGGAGATCCTGACCACCGCCTGCCTGGCGGCGCAATGCATCGACAG GGAGGGAGCGTCCGTCCTCGTCCACGGCACAGAAGGCACAGACTCCACCCTCCAAATCACCTCCTTGGCTCAGATCATCTTGGATCCCGGCTGCAGGACCATCCGAGGCTTCCAGGGCCTGGTGGAGCGCGAGTGGCTCCAG GCGGGTCACCCGTTCCAGCAGCGTTGCGCCCAGTCGGCCTACTCGAGCGGCAAACCTCGCCAGGAGGCTCCCGTCTTCCTGCTCTTCCTGGACTGCGTGTGGCAGATCCTCCGGCAGTTTCCGTGTTCCTTCCAGTTTGGCGAAGCCTTCCTGGTGCTGCTTTTTGAGCACACGTACGCTTCCCAGTTTGGCACCTTTCTGGGCAACAGTGCAGCGGAGAG GGCCAAACTGTGCGTGTCTGAGAAGACGGTCTCGCTGTGGTCGTGGGTGAATCGTTCCCAGGAGCTGGAGCGTCTGAGCAACCCGCTCTACGAGGCCAACGGTCTGGTCATTTGGCCCTCGGTTGCCCCGCAGAGCCTGCTGCTGTGGGAGG